The Streptomyces sp. NBC_00691 genome has a segment encoding these proteins:
- a CDS encoding prolyl oligopeptidase family serine peptidase, which yields MNHSPAARSTPRAFRAWPSDITAAVVASQDGTPGWVSLVGDDVWWDEPRPDEAGRRCVVRTTPAGEVEDVLPGGLDARNGLHEYGGRSWRPTGDGVVFTHWHDQRLYVHCPDGHDEPRPLTPTRKNVTYGDLYVPPSRNEVWAVRETRSGGVRDVERALVAVSLSTGTERTIAATHRFMTCPRMSPDGRHVSWIGWNHPDMPWDGTELCVAPLRADGRAGVHDIRAGGPTESVAQAEWQDADTLWAVTDPAGWWNLHLVPARGGPARVVADVEEEFGGALWKPGTSWFAPLPDGRAVAIHGTGAGRRISVVDPDAGPGLPVLTPLDLPYTDFVQSIDADTGRLVAVGAGPTLPYAVFTAAVPATGTAPVHDARIVSASSRPHVDPAWLPQPTARTFPAGSIQSARGRTKTDDILVRAHTYPPTHPHRTTADGARSPWVVFVHGGPTGDYPMVYDLEIAYFTSRGIGVATVDYGGSVGYGRAYRERLKGAWGVVDVQDCVTVARALVAEGLADPDRLAIRGGSAGGWTALAALTHTDTFVGAVSLYGITDPVSWADTTHDFESHYLDGLIGPLPQCAALYEQRSPVLAAPHASGPALLLHGLEDAIVDPAQSSAMAGALRKAGIPYQHAEFPGERHGWRRAETIRAALETELRFYERIFTLSEEAGVSTGRPVRSSLPEPQS from the coding sequence ATGAACCACTCGCCCGCCGCCCGGAGCACGCCGCGTGCCTTCCGGGCCTGGCCCTCCGACATCACCGCCGCGGTCGTCGCCAGCCAGGACGGAACGCCCGGCTGGGTCTCCCTGGTCGGCGACGACGTCTGGTGGGACGAACCACGACCCGACGAGGCCGGGCGCCGCTGCGTCGTGCGCACCACACCGGCCGGTGAGGTCGAGGACGTGCTCCCAGGGGGCCTCGACGCCCGGAACGGTCTCCACGAGTACGGCGGCCGGAGCTGGCGCCCCACCGGTGACGGTGTCGTCTTCACCCACTGGCACGACCAGCGTCTCTACGTGCACTGCCCGGACGGCCACGACGAGCCCCGCCCCCTGACGCCGACGCGCAAGAACGTCACCTACGGCGATCTCTATGTTCCTCCGTCGCGGAACGAGGTCTGGGCAGTGCGCGAAACCCGCTCGGGCGGGGTACGCGACGTCGAACGCGCCCTCGTGGCCGTGTCCCTCAGCACCGGCACCGAACGGACGATCGCCGCGACCCACCGGTTCATGACCTGCCCCCGCATGTCGCCGGACGGCCGGCACGTGTCCTGGATCGGATGGAATCACCCCGACATGCCGTGGGACGGCACGGAGTTGTGCGTCGCGCCCCTGCGGGCCGACGGGAGGGCCGGCGTCCACGACATCCGGGCGGGCGGTCCCACGGAGTCTGTGGCCCAGGCCGAGTGGCAGGACGCCGACACCCTCTGGGCGGTCACCGACCCCGCCGGCTGGTGGAACCTCCACCTCGTGCCCGCCCGGGGAGGCCCCGCACGGGTTGTCGCGGACGTGGAGGAGGAGTTCGGCGGAGCCCTGTGGAAACCGGGCACCTCGTGGTTCGCCCCCCTCCCTGACGGACGCGCGGTGGCCATCCACGGCACAGGCGCGGGACGACGGATCTCCGTGGTGGATCCCGACGCCGGACCCGGGCTCCCCGTACTGACACCGCTCGACCTCCCGTATACCGACTTCGTCCAGAGCATCGACGCCGACACCGGCCGCCTGGTCGCCGTCGGAGCGGGCCCGACCCTTCCCTACGCCGTCTTCACCGCCGCGGTGCCCGCCACCGGCACCGCGCCCGTCCACGACGCGCGGATCGTCTCCGCCTCGTCCCGACCTCACGTGGATCCCGCCTGGCTGCCCCAGCCCACCGCACGCACCTTCCCCGCCGGCTCGATCCAGTCCGCCCGGGGCCGGACGAAGACCGACGACATCCTGGTGCGCGCCCACACCTATCCACCCACCCACCCGCACCGCACCACCGCCGACGGAGCGCGTTCTCCCTGGGTGGTCTTCGTGCACGGCGGCCCCACCGGCGACTACCCCATGGTGTACGACCTCGAGATCGCCTACTTCACCAGCCGGGGCATCGGCGTCGCGACCGTCGACTACGGCGGGTCCGTCGGATACGGCCGCGCGTACCGGGAGCGCCTGAAAGGTGCCTGGGGAGTCGTCGACGTCCAGGACTGCGTGACCGTCGCGCGGGCCCTGGTCGCCGAAGGGCTTGCCGATCCCGACCGGCTGGCGATCCGGGGCGGGAGCGCTGGCGGCTGGACCGCGCTCGCCGCCCTGACCCACACGGACACCTTCGTCGGCGCGGTGTCCCTCTACGGCATCACCGACCCCGTCAGCTGGGCGGACACCACCCACGACTTCGAGTCCCACTACCTGGACGGTCTGATCGGCCCCCTGCCGCAGTGCGCCGCCCTCTACGAACAGCGCTCGCCCGTCCTTGCCGCACCTCACGCCAGTGGGCCCGCGCTCCTGCTTCACGGCCTGGAGGATGCCATCGTGGACCCCGCCCAGTCCTCAGCCATGGCCGGGGCCCTGAGAAAGGCCGGCATCCCCTACCAGCACGCGGAATTCCCGGGCGAACGCCACGGCTGGCGGCGCGCCGAGACCATCCGGGCCGCGCTTGAGACCGAGCTCCGCTTCTACGAGCGGATCTTCACCCTTTCCGAAGAAGCGGGAGTGAGTACGGGCCGCCCCGTGCGCTCCTCTCTCCCGGAGCCGCAGTCATGA
- a CDS encoding M20/M25/M40 family metallo-hydrolase, which translates to MTLAPPHGLHDGFADDVARLCSDLLRIDSTNAGDETGPGERQAAEYVAEALDQVGVATTLTEPRPRRTSVLARITGLDPYLPPLLVHGHLDTVPAEPRDWTRHPLSGDLHHGCLWGRGAVDMKGTVAMVLSLVRAWARTGHRPRRDLVLAFLADEEATGEYGSRHVVTTHREHFAGVEQAISESGGFSITTRPRHAGTDARVYPIAVGERGTAWMRLTARGTAGHGSGPAQDNAVAELVHALSRLATHRWPTVVSPAVGTLLDALDRILGIRIDRTRLEDEAARLGQLGELFDCTIRNTTNPTVLQAGHKVNVIPSRARAEVDGRFLPGAQATFLETVDRLLGPKVTREFINCEDAVAADHEGPAFAAMADALRSQDPHAHPVPFIQSGGTDAKAFAKIGISTYGFTPLLLDPHLHYFGMFHGVDERVPVTGLDFGVRVLHRFLTTY; encoded by the coding sequence GTGACCCTCGCACCACCCCACGGTCTGCACGACGGCTTCGCCGACGACGTCGCCCGGCTCTGCTCCGACCTCCTGCGCATCGACTCGACCAACGCCGGGGACGAGACAGGACCCGGCGAACGACAGGCCGCCGAGTACGTCGCGGAAGCCCTCGACCAGGTCGGAGTCGCCACCACCCTCACCGAACCCAGGCCCCGCCGTACGAGCGTCCTCGCGCGGATCACCGGCCTGGACCCGTACCTGCCCCCGCTCCTCGTGCACGGGCACCTCGACACCGTGCCCGCCGAACCCCGCGACTGGACCCGCCACCCCCTATCCGGCGATCTCCACCACGGCTGTCTGTGGGGGCGGGGAGCGGTGGACATGAAGGGGACCGTCGCCATGGTCCTCTCCCTCGTCCGGGCCTGGGCCCGCACCGGGCACCGCCCCCGCCGCGACCTGGTCCTCGCGTTCCTGGCGGACGAGGAGGCGACGGGAGAGTACGGCTCACGCCACGTCGTCACCACGCACAGGGAGCACTTCGCCGGTGTGGAGCAGGCGATCAGCGAGTCGGGCGGGTTCTCGATCACCACACGGCCTAGGCACGCCGGGACCGACGCGCGCGTATACCCCATCGCCGTCGGAGAGCGCGGCACCGCGTGGATGCGCCTCACCGCACGGGGCACGGCCGGCCACGGATCGGGCCCCGCCCAGGACAACGCCGTCGCGGAACTCGTGCACGCCCTCTCACGACTCGCCACCCATCGATGGCCCACCGTCGTGTCGCCGGCAGTGGGCACCCTGCTGGACGCCCTCGACCGCATCCTGGGGATCCGCATCGACCGCACCCGACTGGAGGACGAGGCCGCCCGCCTCGGACAGTTGGGTGAACTCTTCGACTGCACCATCCGCAACACGACCAACCCCACCGTGCTCCAGGCCGGCCACAAGGTGAACGTCATCCCCTCCCGCGCCCGGGCCGAGGTGGACGGCAGGTTCCTCCCCGGAGCGCAAGCCACCTTCCTGGAGACCGTCGACCGGCTCCTCGGCCCCAAGGTGACCCGGGAGTTCATCAACTGTGAGGACGCCGTCGCAGCCGACCACGAAGGACCAGCCTTCGCCGCCATGGCCGACGCCCTCCGCAGCCAGGACCCGCACGCGCACCCGGTGCCCTTCATCCAGTCCGGCGGCACCGACGCCAAGGCCTTCGCGAAGATCGGGATCAGCACCTACGGGTTCACACCCCTCCTGCTCGACCCCCACCTGCACTACTTCGGCATGTTCCACGGAGTGGACGAGCGCGTGCCCGTGACAGGCCTCGACTTCGGGGTCCGCGTCCTCCACCGGTTTCTGACCACCTACTGA
- a CDS encoding M55 family metallopeptidase, with product MTRVLISADMEGVTGVTCPDDVEPGTASWERLRPLFTGDVNAVVDGLLAGGAGEVVVNDAHYTQRNLLIEALDPRARLLTGRHKPLGMMEGIDRADAVVLLGYHTGAGQQGVLSHTYLGTGLTAFRIDGEPADEGRMNALIAEEHGVPVILVTGDDRTCEAARTWAPDARVVAVKECVSRYAALCLPPTRSAELLRAQATEAVRAQSVPTEHLDGRTRRVRGGPAGPHRFELDFHAPHLAAAVLAVPTVEHNGPCGVAFTSPDATTAARTFKVCTTIAGAAMEDHFD from the coding sequence ATGACACGTGTGCTCATCTCGGCCGACATGGAAGGCGTCACGGGCGTCACCTGCCCGGACGACGTCGAACCTGGCACGGCCTCCTGGGAACGACTGCGTCCCCTGTTCACCGGCGACGTCAACGCCGTCGTCGACGGACTCCTCGCGGGCGGCGCCGGGGAGGTAGTGGTCAACGACGCCCACTACACCCAGCGGAACCTGCTCATCGAGGCCCTCGATCCCCGCGCGCGCCTCCTCACCGGCCGCCACAAACCGCTGGGCATGATGGAGGGCATCGACCGGGCCGACGCAGTCGTCCTCCTCGGCTACCACACCGGCGCCGGACAGCAGGGCGTCCTGTCCCACACGTACCTCGGAACCGGGTTGACCGCCTTCCGGATCGACGGTGAGCCCGCCGACGAAGGGCGCATGAACGCCCTGATCGCGGAGGAACACGGCGTGCCCGTCATCCTGGTCACCGGCGACGACCGCACCTGCGAGGCAGCCCGGACATGGGCCCCGGACGCCCGCGTCGTGGCAGTCAAGGAATGCGTCAGCCGGTACGCCGCGCTGTGCCTGCCTCCCACGCGGAGCGCGGAGCTGTTGCGCGCGCAGGCCACGGAGGCCGTGCGCGCCCAGAGCGTCCCCACCGAGCACCTGGACGGACGGACACGGCGCGTGCGCGGCGGCCCCGCAGGGCCCCACCGCTTCGAGCTCGACTTCCACGCGCCCCATCTGGCCGCGGCGGTGCTCGCCGTCCCGACCGTCGAGCACAACGGTCCGTGCGGAGTCGCCTTCACGTCACCCGACGCCACCACGGCGGCCAGGACCTTCAAGGTGTGCACCACCATCGCGGGCGCCGCGATGGAGGACCACTTCGACTGA
- a CDS encoding S66 peptidase family protein yields MTAATEGTPPADVRRPRLLPSPLRPGDTVAVVAPAGPVDATEMSAARSLLESWGLTVRSTPRLFSTRLGYLAGSDEDRLDDLTEAWLEPEVRGVFCARGGYGTQRIADLLDYPRLAAAGPKFLVGSSDITCLHQAWGDRLGLVTLHGPMPACRPLHDDEETARHLHAALFGPSARSLALAGPVLVPGRAEGRLTGGNLSLLASSMGTPTAPDTEGCVLFLEEVGEDAYRLDRSLTQLRRAGVLQRTAGVVLGDFSACGPPEDVEGVLRDRLSDLGVPVASGLPAGHGLRQLTLPLGADAVLDTARHRVTLPPQRGTPR; encoded by the coding sequence ATGACGGCCGCCACCGAGGGCACCCCACCGGCCGACGTGAGGAGGCCCCGCCTGCTCCCTTCGCCGCTGCGACCTGGAGACACCGTGGCCGTCGTCGCGCCGGCCGGGCCCGTGGACGCGACGGAGATGTCCGCCGCCCGGAGCCTGCTGGAGAGCTGGGGCCTCACGGTGCGCTCGACTCCCCGGCTCTTCTCCACCCGGCTCGGCTACCTGGCGGGCTCCGACGAGGACCGCCTCGACGACCTCACCGAAGCCTGGCTCGAACCCGAGGTCCGAGGAGTCTTCTGCGCACGGGGCGGCTATGGAACCCAGCGCATCGCCGACCTGCTCGACTACCCGCGCCTCGCCGCCGCGGGCCCCAAGTTCCTCGTCGGCTCCAGCGACATCACCTGCCTGCACCAGGCGTGGGGCGACCGGCTCGGCCTGGTCACGCTCCACGGCCCCATGCCGGCCTGCCGACCGCTTCACGACGACGAGGAAACCGCCCGTCACCTGCACGCGGCCCTCTTCGGTCCGTCCGCCCGCTCGCTGGCCCTCGCCGGGCCCGTCCTGGTGCCCGGACGGGCGGAGGGGCGCCTCACCGGTGGGAACCTCTCCCTGCTCGCCTCGTCGATGGGAACCCCCACCGCACCCGACACCGAGGGGTGCGTCCTCTTCCTCGAAGAGGTCGGCGAGGACGCCTATCGCCTGGATCGGTCCCTGACGCAGCTCAGACGTGCCGGCGTGCTGCAGCGCACGGCCGGGGTGGTGCTCGGCGACTTCTCCGCGTGCGGCCCCCCGGAGGACGTGGAGGGCGTCCTGCGGGACCGCCTGTCCGATCTGGGCGTCCCCGTGGCATCCGGACTGCCCGCCGGTCACGGACTGCGGCAGCTGACCCTCCCCCTCGGCGCGGACGCGGTACTCGACACAGCCCGGCACCGCGTGACCCTGCCCCCGCAGCGAGGGACCCCCCGATGA